The Pyrobaculum sp. 3827-6 genome has a segment encoding these proteins:
- the cas6 gene encoding CRISPR-associated endoribonuclease Cas6: MERRFLKATYALTPGRDLVVQALTSRVAKQAVLQWFTYPGAGTPQPEKPLKFSYLHHQGRPLWGDGEAPVAVRGGEAYHFQVVADVERLGEDLALRLLQPPREVKIYGAPARLELAEASIEAAAPLHPGRYVTVRFKTPTLLQYPKPPRVKAPTTHTLYPQPRLLILNLIQRARAYGVEAPLSLYVYAPFDLVESTHAVRPAAIYVGPHHAVGFTGVITYRLDAPTKRARWITQLLGLARYIGVGHSTAMGFGWVEITTQ; the protein is encoded by the coding sequence GTGGAGCGCAGATTTCTGAAAGCCACCTACGCCCTCACCCCCGGCAGAGACCTGGTAGTCCAGGCCCTCACCTCGAGAGTCGCCAAGCAGGCGGTGCTACAGTGGTTCACCTACCCCGGCGCCGGCACCCCCCAGCCCGAGAAGCCCCTCAAATTCTCCTACCTCCACCACCAGGGCAGGCCCCTCTGGGGAGACGGCGAGGCCCCCGTGGCGGTCCGCGGAGGCGAGGCCTACCACTTCCAGGTAGTGGCAGACGTCGAAAGGCTCGGCGAGGACCTGGCGCTGAGGCTCCTCCAGCCCCCCCGGGAGGTCAAGATATACGGCGCCCCGGCCCGCCTAGAGCTGGCGGAGGCCTCCATAGAGGCCGCCGCCCCCCTCCACCCCGGGCGGTACGTCACCGTGCGCTTCAAAACCCCCACCCTCCTCCAGTACCCCAAGCCCCCCCGCGTCAAGGCCCCCACCACCCACACCCTCTACCCCCAGCCCCGCCTGCTCATCCTCAACCTCATCCAGCGGGCGAGGGCCTACGGCGTGGAGGCCCCCCTCTCTCTCTACGTATACGCCCCCTTCGACCTCGTGGAGTCCACCCACGCCGTGAGGCCCGCCGCGATCTACGTAGGCCCCCACCACGCCGTGGGCTTCACCGGCGTAATCACATACCGCCTAGACGCCCCCACCAAGAGGGCCAGGTGGATAACCCAGCTCCTCGGCCTAGCCAGATACATCGGAGTAGGCCACTCCACAGCCATGGGCTTCGGCTGGGTAGAAATCACCACCCAATAA
- the cas4a gene encoding type I-A CRISPR-associated protein Cas4/Csa1 yields the protein MGVIHTCPTLYFFTFEEVAQLAEYVSRMPRHVSEELRGWRWSEPPILHTSAVYLSFSDVSYGVCPTGRDVYLRRVARVKPQVLPPEVEVGYVVHAAYSAAVASAKMLALAGVATGQDFIDSMRARFEEFIHGLYASRRWGLTREEVFKTAWPVWDHASVIFGGALERGRAKRLSGDSLAAYVAPFHVEYPVEGYRLGLTQGYVDALLPPAVPVEIKVGAAAHWHRVELAAYALALEATLHTPVDFGVLVYVQPEPFHYYYAVVPIGDSLRLEFAEARDRKARLVESGVDPGAPEKCSKQCPYYHYCEVAGAGRLGGAAVLPQRRLRLGEKGREGGGGAASGGLHSGGGAGGGSERQGPGQGG from the coding sequence GTGGGTGTTATACACACCTGCCCTACTCTCTACTTTTTTACTTTTGAGGAGGTGGCCCAGCTGGCTGAGTACGTGTCGAGGATGCCGCGGCACGTCTCCGAGGAGCTTAGGGGGTGGCGGTGGAGCGAGCCTCCCATTCTCCACACCTCGGCGGTCTACCTCTCCTTCAGCGACGTGTCCTACGGCGTGTGCCCCACGGGGAGGGACGTCTACCTCAGGCGGGTGGCTAGGGTGAAGCCGCAGGTCCTCCCGCCGGAGGTGGAGGTGGGGTACGTGGTCCACGCGGCCTACTCCGCCGCGGTGGCGTCGGCGAAGATGCTGGCCCTCGCCGGCGTCGCCACGGGGCAGGACTTTATAGACTCCATGAGGGCGAGGTTTGAGGAGTTTATCCACGGCCTCTACGCCAGCCGGCGGTGGGGCCTCACCAGGGAGGAGGTGTTCAAGACGGCGTGGCCGGTTTGGGACCACGCCTCGGTTATTTTCGGAGGCGCGCTGGAGAGGGGGAGGGCCAAGAGGCTGTCCGGCGACTCCCTCGCCGCCTACGTCGCGCCCTTCCACGTGGAGTACCCCGTCGAGGGCTACCGCCTAGGACTCACCCAGGGCTATGTAGACGCCTTGCTACCCCCGGCGGTGCCCGTCGAGATCAAGGTGGGGGCCGCCGCCCACTGGCACCGGGTGGAGCTGGCGGCCTACGCCCTGGCTCTCGAGGCCACGCTCCACACCCCTGTTGACTTCGGCGTGTTGGTCTACGTCCAGCCGGAGCCCTTCCACTACTACTACGCCGTGGTGCCCATAGGCGACTCCCTGAGGCTGGAGTTCGCCGAGGCCCGGGACCGCAAGGCGAGGCTGGTGGAGTCCGGCGTGGATCCGGGGGCTCCGGAGAAATGTTCAAAACAGTGCCCGTACTACCACTACTGTGAGGTGGCTGGTGCTGGACGGCTGGGGGGAGCGGCTGTACTTCCGCAGAGGCGTCTTCGTCTTGGTGAAAAAGGACGGGAAGGTGGAGGTGGCGCCGCCTCAGGTGGACTCCATAGTGGTGGCGGTGCCGGGGGCGGCTCTGAGCGCCAAGGCCCTGGCCAAGGCGGCTGA
- a CDS encoding bis(5'-nucleosyl)-tetraphosphatase yields the protein MSYDEVSAGAVVYYEGDGVEYLLLLYPAGHWDFPKGNVEPGESPEEAALREIREETGIEAELIPGFREEVEYWYVKAGRRVRKKVIYFLARAPTKEVRLSWEHKGYAWLPFSQALARATYQTTKQVLAKAHKKLAELQHR from the coding sequence GTGAGCTACGACGAGGTGTCCGCCGGGGCAGTGGTGTACTACGAGGGGGACGGGGTGGAGTACCTCCTCCTGCTCTACCCAGCGGGCCACTGGGACTTCCCAAAGGGCAATGTCGAGCCCGGCGAGTCGCCGGAGGAGGCGGCCCTCCGGGAGATAAGAGAGGAGACGGGGATAGAGGCGGAGCTCATCCCCGGCTTCAGAGAGGAGGTGGAGTACTGGTACGTCAAGGCCGGGCGGCGGGTGAGGAAAAAGGTGATTTACTTCCTCGCCAGGGCCCCCACCAAGGAGGTTAGGCTTAGCTGGGAGCACAAGGGCTACGCCTGGCTCCCCTTCAGCCAAGCCCTAGCCAGAGCCACCTACCAAACCACCAAGCAAGTCCTCGCCAAGGCCCACAAAAAACTAGCCGAGCTCCAGCACAGATAG
- a CDS encoding ATP-binding protein, with the protein MTDCGFVTRQFPSEISLDAAKVYAILTCEAPVGSYVVVDAGGRSYLARISAVRVADIYAVANAPVLTPEQERAVSLRLGPTTAELELISECAGGVCAPPGTPVPIHAPLRRPREGEVVKMLGLPSGGVALGNLALPTGEELRGEEVFLPIDALRHHVLIVGTTGSGKTVLVKEIAYQLARWRAVALDAVGHFYHLAYDGVEVRVVLPVTRRLARRGLRAVARRAAAKAIWRGRGRYRCRAFGRGGVLTRMELEVEAPHGRGRLQVYPWALESGGILYDLPRAIPILSQQARIFYKRVLEEAKRLSGASRVDDLFKFLTSPAEDQRGRPAVMYEKVGASLGLHASTMENIVRALLALVETGLVDVEGPGFKVAEPPYRRALAGYTVVDISGLGTHQQRLVVYRILDAVYKTARPVTAVLIDEAHLFFPQTRNEDEQAFLEAHLTRLTRLGRAKGIAVVFATHMPDDLNDVVIQLANTKIVLRSDPRVLEKLGVPPAERRFLSKAERGVAYVQSYAYRHPIYVKVAKRTTHLG; encoded by the coding sequence GTGACTGACTGCGGCTTCGTCACGAGGCAGTTCCCCTCCGAGATCTCCCTAGACGCCGCTAAGGTGTACGCAATTTTGACATGTGAAGCCCCTGTGGGTTCCTACGTCGTGGTCGACGCCGGGGGGAGGAGCTACTTGGCCAGGATCTCCGCGGTGAGGGTTGCGGATATATACGCCGTGGCCAACGCCCCGGTACTGACGCCGGAGCAGGAGAGGGCCGTCTCGTTGCGCCTAGGCCCCACCACGGCGGAGCTGGAGCTGATATCTGAATGCGCGGGCGGGGTCTGCGCCCCGCCGGGGACCCCCGTGCCCATCCACGCCCCCCTTAGGAGGCCCCGCGAGGGGGAGGTGGTGAAGATGCTGGGGCTCCCGAGCGGCGGCGTCGCCCTGGGCAACTTGGCTCTGCCCACGGGGGAGGAGCTGAGGGGGGAGGAGGTGTTCCTCCCCATCGACGCCTTGAGGCACCACGTCCTCATCGTCGGCACCACTGGGAGCGGCAAGACCGTCCTCGTCAAGGAGATCGCCTACCAGCTGGCCAGGTGGAGGGCGGTGGCGCTGGACGCGGTGGGGCACTTCTACCACCTCGCCTACGACGGGGTGGAGGTGAGGGTAGTCCTCCCGGTCACCAGGAGGCTCGCCAGGAGGGGGCTGAGGGCGGTGGCCCGGAGGGCCGCGGCTAAGGCGATTTGGAGGGGTAGGGGGAGGTACCGGTGCAGAGCCTTCGGCAGAGGCGGGGTGCTGACGAGGATGGAGCTTGAAGTGGAGGCGCCACACGGGCGGGGGCGGCTCCAGGTCTACCCCTGGGCCCTTGAGAGCGGGGGCATACTGTACGACCTGCCCAGGGCGATCCCCATCTTGAGCCAGCAGGCAAGGATTTTCTACAAGAGGGTCTTGGAGGAGGCCAAGAGGCTGAGCGGCGCCTCTAGAGTAGACGACTTGTTTAAATTCCTCACGTCGCCGGCGGAGGACCAGAGGGGGAGGCCCGCCGTCATGTACGAGAAAGTCGGAGCCTCCCTGGGCCTCCACGCAAGCACCATGGAGAACATCGTGAGGGCCCTCCTGGCGCTGGTGGAGACCGGCCTCGTGGACGTGGAGGGGCCGGGGTTCAAGGTGGCGGAGCCCCCCTACCGCCGGGCCCTCGCCGGCTACACGGTGGTGGACATATCCGGCCTGGGCACCCACCAGCAGAGGCTTGTGGTCTACAGAATCCTCGACGCCGTCTACAAGACGGCGAGGCCCGTCACGGCTGTCCTCATAGACGAGGCCCACCTCTTCTTCCCCCAGACGAGGAACGAGGACGAGCAGGCCTTCCTAGAGGCCCACCTAACCCGCCTCACGAGGCTGGGGAGGGCCAAGGGCATCGCCGTGGTCTTCGCCACCCACATGCCCGACGACCTAAACGACGTCGTCATACAGCTCGCCAACACGAAGATAGTCCTCAGAAGCGACCCCCGGGTCTTGGAGAAGCTAGGCGTCCCCCCCGCCGAGAGGAGGTTCCTATCAAAGGCGGAGAGGGGCGTGGCCTACGTACAGAGCTACGCCTACAGACACCCCATATACGTAAAGGTAGCCAAAAGGACGACCCACCTGGGGTGA
- a CDS encoding putative CRISPR-associated protein — translation MAAFPRVFLGVTVGVSLLSNAARRGIVDGELAVLSPDDPRQSRFAELSVDPFLKFAVEEPERCCAELNTVVKAARRWDRLFAGDVAAVFYASDTGQGRFVASVLERAFCKVVRARSCRASARVVEGLGRDFYGGLLRLAQLVKSDVVEARRGGRLPYVVATGGYKPESTFAVIAAYIAGAVGVLYIHESFQEVVMLPMVPLQLREELRRFARGEASDAELVRALGVDLQHLREVGVLEGDSVSRLLAELM, via the coding sequence ATGGCGGCTTTTCCCAGGGTGTTTTTGGGGGTTACTGTGGGGGTGTCTCTCCTGTCTAACGCCGCGAGGAGGGGGATTGTGGATGGGGAGTTGGCTGTCTTGAGTCCGGACGACCCTAGGCAGAGTAGATTTGCCGAGTTGTCTGTAGATCCTTTTTTGAAGTTCGCGGTTGAGGAGCCTGAGCGTTGCTGCGCCGAGTTGAATACCGTGGTTAAGGCGGCGAGGAGGTGGGACCGCCTCTTCGCGGGGGACGTCGCGGCTGTGTTTTACGCGTCAGACACGGGGCAGGGGAGGTTTGTGGCTTCTGTGTTGGAGAGGGCTTTTTGCAAGGTGGTTAGGGCCAGGTCGTGCCGGGCCTCGGCGAGGGTGGTTGAGGGACTGGGGCGGGATTTCTACGGGGGGCTTCTGAGGCTGGCCCAGCTGGTTAAGTCCGACGTGGTGGAGGCGAGGAGAGGGGGGAGGCTTCCCTATGTGGTGGCCACGGGGGGCTACAAGCCGGAGTCCACCTTCGCGGTTATAGCGGCCTACATCGCCGGGGCGGTGGGGGTTTTGTACATCCACGAGAGTTTTCAAGAGGTTGTGATGCTCCCCATGGTGCCTCTCCAGCTGAGGGAGGAGTTGCGGCGGTTCGCCCGGGGCGAGGCCAGCGACGCCGAGCTGGTGAGGGCCCTGGGGGTGGATCTCCAGCATCTGAGAGAGGTGGGGGTCTTGGAGGGGGATTCGGTAAGCCGCCTCCTCGCGGAGTTGATGTGA
- a CDS encoding gamma-glutamylcyclotransferase family protein, which produces MYLFVYGTLKRGCVNHWLLQGAEYVGEAYAPGFTLYVDLIPYAVRAPGCMVEGEVYEVGEEVVERVDQLEFPAGYARARIRVVLKDGRRLAAWIYIYPEARSRICLAERYQC; this is translated from the coding sequence GTGTACCTCTTTGTCTACGGCACCTTGAAGAGAGGTTGCGTCAACCACTGGCTCCTCCAGGGGGCTGAGTACGTGGGCGAGGCGTACGCCCCCGGCTTCACTCTCTACGTAGACTTAATCCCCTATGCCGTCCGCGCGCCTGGCTGTATGGTTGAGGGAGAGGTCTACGAGGTGGGCGAGGAGGTGGTGGAGAGGGTGGACCAGCTGGAGTTCCCGGCGGGCTACGCCAGGGCCCGGATCCGCGTCGTGTTGAAAGACGGCCGGCGGCTGGCCGCGTGGATCTACATCTACCCAGAGGCGCGGAGCCGCATATGCCTCGCCGAGCGCTACCAGTGCTAG
- a CDS encoding TrmB family transcriptional regulator: MADQLIREIVRLAVEEHHTYRSTIRWLTSKLGAPYAAVRRAVYRLEEEGVIRVLRLRNEYVVKMRDMERAYELGYLDKAYLTYGAGFVAPLTAYKDGFYLSDEAYITLPFKIRRHEALDRLLELVEKSRAAMEDALAFIGEWPRFTLLFYRTALQPADEWYVEWVRREGLEPGRWEPPAYGFLAFLIYVVRRLTGADWKSAYCTALRLIAEYVKETRAGPSPTEEFVDKVLAEMSRWPCTE, encoded by the coding sequence GTGGCGGATCAGCTGATAAGGGAGATTGTGAGGCTGGCCGTCGAGGAGCACCACACGTATAGGTCAACTATTCGGTGGCTCACCTCCAAGCTGGGGGCCCCCTACGCCGCCGTCCGCCGCGCTGTGTACAGGCTGGAGGAGGAGGGGGTGATAAGGGTGTTGAGGCTCCGCAACGAGTACGTGGTGAAGATGAGGGATATGGAGCGGGCCTACGAGCTCGGCTACCTGGACAAGGCCTACCTCACGTACGGCGCCGGCTTCGTGGCCCCCCTCACGGCGTATAAAGACGGCTTCTACCTAAGCGACGAGGCCTACATCACCCTCCCCTTCAAAATTAGGCGACACGAGGCGCTGGACAGGTTGCTGGAGCTTGTGGAGAAGTCGAGGGCGGCCATGGAGGACGCGCTTGCGTTTATAGGCGAGTGGCCCCGCTTCACCCTGCTGTTCTACCGCACGGCCCTGCAACCGGCTGATGAGTGGTATGTGGAGTGGGTGAGGCGGGAGGGGCTTGAGCCGGGGAGGTGGGAGCCGCCAGCCTACGGCTTCCTCGCCTTTTTGATATACGTGGTTAGGAGGCTGACGGGCGCCGACTGGAAGAGCGCCTACTGCACCGCCCTGAGGCTCATCGCCGAATACGTGAAGGAGACCCGCGCCGGGCCGAGCCCCACGGAGGAATTCGTAGACAAAGTCCTCGCCGAGATGTCGAGATGGCCCTGTACAGAATAG
- a CDS encoding putative transcriptional regulator, which yields MALYRIAKAFRRSRVRFEIFKLLCQAREPMYPMMIARLLGTSYDNVLGALRGGRGYRREESLVALGLVKEITWGRQKLYQAEEEQCKYIEEIEKNYYKNFSF from the coding sequence ATGGCCCTGTACAGAATAGCCAAGGCTTTTAGGAGGAGTAGAGTAAGATTTGAGATCTTCAAGCTCCTGTGCCAGGCGAGGGAGCCGATGTACCCCATGATGATAGCTAGGTTGCTGGGAACGAGCTACGACAACGTACTCGGGGCGCTACGCGGCGGGCGGGGGTACCGACGGGAGGAGTCCCTAGTAGCGCTCGGACTCGTTAAAGAAATCACATGGGGCAGGCAGAAGTTATATCAAGCAGAAGAGGAACAATGTAAATACATTGAAGAGATCGAAAAAAATTATTATAAAAATTTTTCATTTTAA
- a CDS encoding ParA family protein: MPTVAVISASGGAGKTTVALALAYYAAHTLADPRSVLIVDLDPTAGLTLRALGDSGYGDLCQQGKTLYHMDLDFDRGRRVDVEKYATRPGPAAKAISNVALLPPGEDDEGDLATRVEKWFLFGGRDRLAKLLKESQALERYSHVVIDTAPFFDVRYTVAAVAAADVAVVTLRPTVTEITRTIRMLRRLRSAGIEIKPLALFNYDPGRLVRETSTLRELGFKTPGRASAHPDQKLRQLVERLTAEATPIKTVLQYKRELTDLEFPRTSSDKLDLIICPAAAEIYRHLNQHPPECPATYEEE; encoded by the coding sequence ATGCCCACCGTAGCCGTCATATCGGCGTCGGGAGGCGCCGGGAAGACCACAGTCGCCCTAGCCCTCGCCTACTACGCAGCCCACACCCTCGCCGATCCGAGGAGTGTGCTGATAGTCGACCTAGACCCCACCGCCGGGCTGACCCTTAGGGCGCTTGGCGACAGCGGCTACGGAGACCTATGCCAGCAGGGAAAGACCCTCTACCACATGGACCTCGACTTCGACCGGGGGAGGAGAGTCGACGTCGAGAAATACGCAACCCGCCCCGGGCCGGCGGCCAAGGCCATCTCCAACGTAGCCCTGCTACCCCCCGGCGAAGACGACGAGGGAGACCTCGCTACGAGGGTAGAGAAGTGGTTCCTCTTTGGAGGTAGGGACAGGCTGGCGAAGCTCCTAAAGGAGTCACAGGCCTTGGAGAGGTACAGCCACGTGGTTATAGACACCGCCCCCTTCTTCGACGTGAGGTACACGGTAGCCGCCGTTGCCGCCGCCGACGTCGCAGTGGTCACGCTGAGGCCTACAGTCACCGAGATCACTAGGACGATAAGAATGTTGAGAAGGCTGAGAAGCGCCGGCATCGAGATAAAGCCCCTCGCCCTCTTCAACTACGACCCAGGCAGACTCGTCAGAGAGACCTCAACCCTGAGAGAGCTAGGCTTCAAAACCCCGGGCAGGGCAAGCGCACATCCAGACCAGAAACTCCGCCAGCTTGTGGAGAGGCTGACAGCCGAGGCCACGCCCATAAAAACAGTACTCCAGTACAAAAGAGAGCTAACAGACCTAGAATTCCCCAGAACCTCCTCCGACAAGCTAGACCTCATAATCTGCCCCGCGGCCGCCGAGATCTACAGACACCTAAACCAACACCCACCCGAATGCCCCGCCACCTACGAAGAAGAGTAA
- the cas4 gene encoding CRISPR-associated protein Cas4 — translation MKHYLYCPGIIAAKRIGAEEPPAEYLSERRPLPPELAAGYSRIEAEVPLRRPPLRGVADYIAVDKWGGVVPIETKAGPGPPTTPEIYQLAAYMWMAETRGPVRYGILIKDKPHTIPYTSDLAEALMTIIKNIAQIYAGRDPPYVTRRCASCGYARHCIYKNTSRA, via the coding sequence GTGAAGCACTACCTCTACTGCCCGGGGATAATCGCGGCGAAGAGGATAGGCGCCGAGGAGCCCCCAGCCGAGTACCTCTCCGAGAGGCGGCCCCTCCCCCCGGAGCTCGCCGCAGGCTACAGCCGCATAGAGGCGGAGGTCCCCCTGAGGAGGCCCCCTCTCCGCGGCGTCGCGGACTACATCGCCGTGGATAAGTGGGGAGGCGTCGTGCCCATAGAGACAAAGGCCGGGCCCGGACCCCCTACGACCCCCGAGATCTACCAGCTAGCCGCCTACATGTGGATGGCCGAGACCCGCGGCCCCGTGAGATACGGCATATTGATAAAAGACAAGCCCCACACCATCCCCTACACCTCGGACCTCGCAGAGGCCCTCATGACCATCATAAAAAACATAGCCCAGATATACGCCGGCCGCGACCCCCCGTACGTCACGAGGCGATGCGCCTCCTGCGGCTACGCCAGACACTGCATATACAAAAACACAAGCCGCGCCTAG
- a CDS encoding DNA double-strand break repair nuclease NurA, whose amino-acid sequence MDELFELVSLLAAVGDRAAEAPPPSGGWVELAEGWCDFYEVKWESSPPPGDVHGLDSHSVVVEFEGVSVIVTTGALVGRCSAFVPGVSASWLGVRLNFRGGGDLLGGSRLYYRSRFLDRVFDVDFDLEAARDEVRYHVEEALARVWDGGGVLLIDGPLFRALDVLRRGGAYAFLYSEVYRRRFELLRGRRVVGVVKRVDQSAYLARCVGVGSDDEVAARRLLEGRPGFVGPVVVKWGDLVKYMYYVGVPSAKGVRVLRVEAFDPSLAREAATWLGSLADHLGVPVPISAADRLARRLNAAAVRLLYSASPVEPTYRGLEAVAAAAREL is encoded by the coding sequence GTGGATGAGCTTTTCGAGCTTGTGTCTCTGCTCGCGGCGGTGGGTGATAGGGCGGCTGAGGCGCCTCCGCCGTCTGGGGGGTGGGTGGAGCTGGCGGAGGGTTGGTGTGACTTTTATGAGGTGAAGTGGGAGTCTTCGCCTCCGCCTGGCGATGTGCATGGTCTCGACAGCCATTCTGTTGTTGTGGAGTTTGAGGGTGTTTCTGTGATTGTGACTACTGGGGCTTTGGTGGGCCGCTGTTCGGCTTTTGTGCCTGGGGTGTCTGCGTCGTGGCTGGGGGTGAGGCTGAATTTTAGGGGTGGTGGGGATTTGCTGGGGGGGTCTAGGCTGTACTACAGGTCGAGGTTTTTGGATAGGGTTTTTGACGTGGATTTCGACTTGGAGGCGGCTAGGGACGAGGTTAGGTATCACGTGGAGGAGGCGCTGGCGCGTGTCTGGGACGGCGGTGGGGTGTTGCTCATCGACGGCCCCCTCTTCCGGGCGCTCGACGTGTTGAGGAGGGGCGGGGCCTACGCCTTTCTCTACTCGGAGGTGTACCGGAGGCGTTTTGAGCTTCTGCGGGGGAGGCGGGTGGTGGGGGTGGTTAAGAGGGTGGACCAGTCCGCGTATCTGGCTAGGTGCGTCGGCGTCGGCTCAGACGACGAGGTGGCGGCGAGGAGGCTTCTGGAGGGGAGGCCCGGGTTTGTGGGCCCCGTCGTGGTTAAGTGGGGGGACTTGGTCAAGTACATGTACTACGTGGGGGTGCCGAGCGCCAAGGGGGTGAGGGTTTTGAGAGTCGAGGCCTTTGACCCGTCCCTCGCGAGGGAGGCGGCCACATGGCTCGGGTCTCTTGCCGACCACTTGGGGGTGCCCGTGCCCATATCCGCCGCCGACAGGCTCGCCAGGCGTCTAAACGCCGCCGCGGTGAGGCTCCTCTACTCCGCCTCTCCTGTGGAGCCCACTTATAGAGGCTTGGAGGCGGTGGCGGCCGCGGCTAGGGAGCTATGA
- a CDS encoding CRISPR-associated protein: MTYLLAAAGLTILRKMGVDNPAGLVAARLDKYGDRCPQPSQVPELHAAEVLGRRLGARVGLELVATDTPESVAAARLVLLCARLSGAAEPLGFYTVKRFAPGDYQGVAEFLRLAVERLRAAGGGYVSITSGFNLQVVYLALAGWLAGAKVIYVDEGGNLFEVPHVEICRLPHELGGAAAEGDQ, from the coding sequence ATGACTTACCTCCTCGCCGCGGCTGGGCTTACAATTTTGAGGAAGATGGGGGTCGACAACCCGGCGGGGCTGGTGGCGGCTAGGCTGGATAAATACGGCGACAGGTGCCCGCAGCCGTCTCAAGTGCCTGAGCTCCACGCCGCCGAGGTCCTGGGGAGGCGCCTGGGGGCGCGGGTGGGGCTGGAGCTGGTGGCCACGGACACCCCCGAGTCAGTCGCCGCGGCCCGGCTGGTTCTGCTCTGCGCCAGGTTGTCGGGGGCGGCGGAGCCCCTGGGGTTTTACACAGTCAAGAGGTTCGCCCCGGGGGACTACCAGGGGGTGGCGGAGTTCCTGCGTCTAGCCGTCGAGAGGCTCCGCGCCGCCGGTGGGGGCTACGTCTCCATCACCTCCGGCTTCAACCTCCAGGTGGTCTACCTCGCGCTGGCGGGGTGGCTGGCGGGGGCAAAGGTGATATATGTAGACGAGGGGGGCAACCTATTCGAGGTGCCGCATGTGGAGATCTGCCGCCTGCCTCATGAACTCGGCGGAGCGGCCGCCGAAGGAGATCAGTGA
- the cas1 gene encoding CRISPR-associated endonuclease Cas1, which translates to MKKDGKVEVAPPQVDSIVVAVPGAALSAKALAKAAEFGIDVVLMPGWRPAARLVPARYAPPVELWVRQAAAYVKRRVELARRFAQGKLENQSALLRHYAKMHRDAKLAKAAEEVLGYARALNAASSVAEVRQMEAAGARIYWRAYKTLVPPHLGFKKRLKRYDPGPVDPVNAALNLGYGLLKKECWRALHLAGLNPHIGYLHKPRRAQPALVYDLVEEFRPAVDKAVLALARRAPSALLDPAKRLEEMVKTAAALRDDIQRQARSLAAAIRDGLGYVPWSLK; encoded by the coding sequence GTGAAAAAGGACGGGAAGGTGGAGGTGGCGCCGCCTCAGGTGGACTCCATAGTGGTGGCGGTGCCGGGGGCGGCTCTGAGCGCCAAGGCCCTGGCCAAGGCGGCTGAGTTCGGCATCGACGTGGTGCTGATGCCGGGGTGGAGGCCAGCGGCGAGGCTGGTCCCCGCCCGCTACGCCCCTCCCGTGGAGCTCTGGGTGAGGCAGGCCGCGGCTTACGTCAAGCGCCGGGTGGAGCTGGCCAGGAGGTTCGCCCAGGGGAAGCTGGAGAACCAGTCAGCCCTCCTCAGACACTACGCCAAGATGCACAGAGACGCCAAGCTGGCCAAAGCCGCGGAGGAGGTTCTGGGCTACGCCAGGGCCCTCAACGCCGCCAGCTCCGTGGCGGAGGTTAGGCAGATGGAGGCCGCCGGGGCGAGGATATACTGGAGGGCCTACAAAACCCTCGTCCCGCCCCACCTCGGCTTCAAGAAGAGGCTCAAGCGCTACGACCCCGGGCCAGTGGACCCGGTCAACGCCGCGCTGAACCTCGGCTACGGCCTCCTAAAGAAGGAGTGCTGGAGGGCCCTCCACCTCGCCGGCCTCAACCCCCACATCGGCTACCTCCACAAGCCCCGGAGGGCCCAGCCCGCCCTCGTGTACGACCTGGTGGAGGAGTTCCGCCCCGCCGTGGACAAGGCCGTCCTCGCCCTCGCCAGGAGGGCCCCCAGCGCCCTCCTCGACCCCGCCAAGAGGCTTGAGGAGATGGTTAAAACCGCCGCCGCGCTGAGGGACGACATCCAGCGCCAGGCCCGGTCCCTAGCCGCCGCCATAAGAGACGGCCTCGGCTACGTGCCGTGGAGCTTGAAGTAG
- a CDS encoding PaREP1 family protein, whose amino-acid sequence MSMEVLERPLPKPSSEDYVSARLLEALVEGRLAAEFLKRGLVRNAAGKAFQAWRALLAALLRLELERLKELAKSEDERRWLETVAVPRLPTGRIKALSQMLEEAGHVGITHSTNTALNLHDYQHHGPDPDMALSKYRNREEVARDIALLLKELRERAEALKQRIKWNKEMEEALNALKH is encoded by the coding sequence ATGTCTATGGAGGTTCTGGAGAGGCCCCTCCCCAAGCCCTCCTCGGAGGACTACGTCTCGGCCCGGCTCTTGGAAGCCTTAGTCGAGGGGCGTCTGGCGGCGGAGTTCCTAAAGAGGGGCCTCGTGAGAAACGCCGCCGGCAAGGCCTTCCAGGCGTGGAGAGCGCTTCTAGCAGCTTTGTTGAGGCTTGAGCTAGAGAGGCTGAAGGAACTTGCCAAGAGCGAAGACGAAAGACGCTGGCTCGAGACGGTGGCCGTCCCCCGCCTCCCCACAGGTAGAATAAAGGCGCTGTCCCAAATGCTAGAAGAAGCTGGCCACGTGGGAATTACACACAGCACAAACACAGCACTAAACCTCCACGACTACCAACACCACGGCCCAGACCCAGACATGGCGCTAAGCAAATATCGAAATAGAGAAGAAGTAGCTAGAGACATCGCGCTACTTCTAAAAGAACTCAGAGAAAGAGCCGAGGCCCTAAAACAGAGAATAAAATGGAATAAAGAAATGGAAGAAGCCCTCAACGCATTAAAACACTAA